GCTGCTTTTggtgtttttctcctttcatttcatcTGCCCTCAGAgtgttggttattattattattttcttttttttgccaagGTGTCCCTTGGAATCCTTTTAATTTCAGTGGcacaaaaaaattatcaaaattatcaaAGGCTAAACCGCTCCTGATTAGGAACATGGTCAATCAAATGTGTCAGGCAGGGATGTATCAGGAAAAGGTGCACTTAAATGAATGTAGTGGAAGCAAATTTAATGATGGGACTATTCACAGAGGTGTGGGTAGGGTTAAAGGAGCCAAAAAGAGGGTGGGGAGGCACTCAGAGAATAGTACAGCCAGGAGTCATTCCCACCATCCTGACCTCTAGGTGTGACAGGAAAGACCAGTCAATGTTCCCAGACCTGGAGAGAGCAGGAACCATGAAAGAAGAGCTGCCTGAAGGGAGCCGCATTCGTGGAGGTGAGCAGCTACCTTAGCCCCAGAACCTCGGCAAGACAGGGAATTGGGGGGTGGGATAAACACCAGACCGTCCTCTCTTTCCATCTTCTATCTTTTGTCAGTGCTTCCCAACCCAAAACCAACAGGGCAAGGGAGCCTGGTTTGGATACAATTCCAAGGGATTGGCCTCCAGGGCATAAAGCaggacagagaaggggagagaatgaaTCTGGGGATAGTGGTTAAGGTATCTGATTTATAGCTGATCTGACTTAGAGTTTTGTAGTCACAGCATCACATTTGGATTGATTCTGGAAAAAGATAAGGTTATACTTTATGTAGCAATAGAGATGACAACATGCATTTTAATgttctaatatttttaacataattctgGCCACACAAAAGCAAATGTTTCTTCCTAAGTGTGGAACAGAGAAAATTCTCCAGGATTGACTCCTCAAACCAATATTATACACAATTATAAGAGTGAATTGGTAGTACGTACACTGCAAGCAATGCAAATTTCACATGCTCACCTGAAAGTAGCGTAGGCCCCTGCTACTGTGGAGGTGGAGGGTTCATCCAGTATCTTTAGGAAAATAGGATTATGATGGCTGGTTCCATCTTGCACATATCTTTAGAAAATCTCACAAACTCAATTTGTATTTGATCTTAGGGCTGCTAtcagttttatttgaaaatagaagagACGTTATTCTTGCTCTGCTCCCAGAATTTCCCTGGTAGGGTTAACCTCCAACTGCCCATCACAGGCAGCCTTTATTAATTGCCCTcttccctgtctccttccctcactCTCATGGTTCCTCTATCATCTCCCAAATAAACTTTCTGCACTTTAATCCTTGCCTCAAGGTCAGCTTCTGGAGGAACCCAAactaagaaagaaatatattgtcttttctaaaagattgattgattgattgattgatttatgggagaaagaggaagagagagagagtgcaagtgggagatgagcagaggggtagggagagggaaagaattccaagcagactgtcgctgagcggggagcctgatgcggggttccggactccatctcaggacccatgagatcatgacctgagccgaaaccaagagtcaggcgcttaactgactgagccacccaggcaccccagaaagaaGTCTATTTTCATCCCTTGCCTGTATAAACCTGTAAAGATCCATCTTCCACTACTTAATAACAAATTACTCTTTCACGAAGTGTTGAAAAACTCCACAGAACTTCAAGTTTATCATTTGCTGACCACCTACCAAATGCCAGGTTTGGGGTaggtgcttttattttgtttaatcctcCCATCCAAGCATATGGATTTTAGTAATGTGATTTGTTTGTGTGTCTTAGCTACTGTACCAAATTATATAAGTGTACATAGAGTTTTATCTACAAATTTAGTTATTGCCAGATACTTGGTCGAACCACCAGTACAATGTTGAGTAGGAGTGGTGAAagcagacatcttttttttttttttctgcatcttggtgatcacatttattgaaagggttggaaaaaaattaaaatgccctttAGCTTAAGAATTTTTTAGTTATCCGCAAATCAACTCGTTTCAGGAGTGGAAGAATCCTTGGTcatttcttaatatcaaaatttACGCAGGTTTCTCTTTTGAATGTCTTCTACATTTAAAGAGGCAATCATACAAAAGCTCCTATATTCCATACATGATAAATTCTTTGTTTCAGCCAACTCTTAAAGGAGGGGCAACTAGTACAACACCATCTCCCCGGACAAAAAGCATTGGAATATTCCGTTTTGTTGATTTATATATCTCTTCGTATGTTTCCTCATCAATTTCTATAGTAGTCACAGTTTCTTCCACATCTCCCAATATCATATTTAAATGCTGATCATAAGCATGTAATCTGCCTCGAAGCTCtctgtcatttctcattttcacataaattcgCTCATCCAGGCTGAGCCTGATGAGATCCAGGGGCTCTTCTACAGTGTTGGTAGTTTGTTGCTGGTCCACGTCGTCCGCCATGTTTCAAACCCTGGGCCTTTTCCCTGAAAGcagacatctttgccttgttctgaAAGTTAGGGaagtatcttcatttttaaatcaagaaatattatttctattttagctGTGTTTTACGTTGAAACATTGTATTACTGCTTACTTGTGACAAGTACCAAAGGTTTTTCATGTGCTGTAAATAGACTTAAATAATGAGTTATTGATCAtcaatttgtattaattttaggGTTATTTCTTAGTGCCTATATTTGAGTTATATATAAAGcttaaatgagttcatatttaatttaaaggatataagagaagaaattaaaatatatctttaattattgattaaaataaattaaaattaaaattaaaatatatcttttattaatTGATTGGCTGGTTACAtagcttaacttttttttttttaaagattttatttatttgacagtgagagacacagcaagagagggaacacaagcaggggggttgggagagggagaagcaggcttctcgcggagccgggagcccaatgcggggctcgatgcggggctcgatgcggggctcgatgcggggctcgatgccgggctcgatcccaggaccctgggatcacgacctgaatgcttaacgagtgagccacccaggcgccctacatagCTTAACTTTTAAACCCATTACTAATTTTCTAGTGTCAGGCAGCCCTGGCTatacaattttggaaaaatttccaGGTGTCAATTCGCCCTTTAGTCCTAATTATTTATGCTTGCATTTGTCTTTAACAAGAGTCTAAAAACACTGATCATGTAAATATGTTGTGAAAACTGAGAtttcacaagaaaatatttacaaagcctTTAAAATCCTTAAGGAGATGATGTTATGTAAATTTGAATGCTACTGTAGTCTATGATTATAATTCCCTtagaaatttctggaaattaagcctagaaataaataaaataaaataaaataaaatgctgaaacaTAGACAAAATAATCTCCAGGGCTTCTGGGTGACCTATTGAAAATAGGAGGGCGAGTTAACAGACACAGAAACACGTGCCTTCAGTGTTTTatcccaaatatatttttcttgacCTTAATTAGGAGTGAACAAAGGGTCCATGAAATTCTAGTTTTATTACTTAAATCAGAGGATCCAAATCATTAAAACTTGCTCAAGTCAGGCTCtacttcaagaaaaataaagtactttcaaaaatgtacatatatttgaCATTGTGTATACCAAGCTTCAAACTAAGTGCAGGACCTGGAtcttaaattatttcagaaaggACTAGTTATTGTTCAATCGGAActtaacaaaaattaagaaattaactgaatttttaagaagtttacCTGATGTATGTACTAGTTTACCTGATATACTTCTGATCAGGTAAACTTTGATAAAATAGGTGAAGTCTGAatgttttaataacaaaataaagataccagaaaaaaattaaattatatattttatttaactttttggaATAGATAAAGCACTCATGGTTTGAATATCAAAAACTTTAGATATGAATACAATGAAGGGTCTTTTCCATGACCTCCATCCACAGATTTCTTATGCCTCAACAGTTTGTCCTAGTTTAATGCATATACAAGCCAATATATTATTCTGCAACATTTTCTCTTTAACAAAAAATTCTGGAGATTgtaatattaaaacataaagatCTGTGTCTCCTTTTGTTAACAGCCACTTTTGAATGTATGGATTTATCATAATTTAACTAGTGGTCCTGAggatggatatttaggttatttccaatcATTTG
The sequence above is drawn from the Zalophus californianus isolate mZalCal1 chromosome 9, mZalCal1.pri.v2, whole genome shotgun sequence genome and encodes:
- the LOC118357375 gene encoding U6 snRNA-associated Sm-like protein LSm3 translates to MADDVDQQQTTNTVEEPLDLIRLSLDERIYVKMRNDRELRGRLHAYDQHLNMILGDVEETVTTIEIDEETYEEIYKSTKRNIPMLFVRGDGVVLVAPPLRVG